A genome region from Dickeya chrysanthemi NCPPB 402 includes the following:
- a CDS encoding LacI family DNA-binding transcriptional regulator, which produces MMTMLDVAKHAGVSKATVSRVLNGTGQVKQSTRDAVFKAMEELGYRPNFLARSLAQRSSNSLGLVVSNFDGPYFGRLLRRAAERTEISGKHLIVTDGHDTPEDEQQAVQLLADRRCDAIVLYTRHMSDAALMGLLEQSTVPIVVINRHLPMAPDRCVWFEQQQAVFQLVDYLVQQGHREIACITGPINTPTARARLAGYRQALEHHQIPYDPLRVVNGDNLVPGGYQAVRELLAHDVGFSALFVSNDDMCIGAMKTLLEAGKRLPQEVSLFGFDDIPSAPYLSPALSTVYLPIEEMISAAISQALKLCEGDPVTPIAPFTGELKLRASVVKGPYAH; this is translated from the coding sequence ATGATGACCATGCTTGACGTGGCAAAGCACGCCGGTGTATCCAAAGCCACGGTATCACGGGTGCTGAACGGTACAGGTCAGGTGAAGCAAAGTACGCGTGATGCCGTGTTCAAAGCGATGGAAGAGCTGGGCTATCGCCCCAACTTTCTGGCGCGCTCGCTGGCGCAGCGTAGCTCAAACAGCCTCGGGCTGGTAGTGTCCAATTTCGACGGCCCTTATTTTGGCCGCTTGCTGCGCCGGGCGGCGGAACGCACCGAAATCAGCGGCAAGCACCTGATCGTCACCGACGGCCACGATACGCCGGAAGACGAACAGCAGGCGGTACAGCTACTGGCCGATCGCCGTTGCGATGCCATTGTGCTGTATACCCGCCATATGTCCGATGCGGCGTTGATGGGGTTGCTGGAACAATCCACAGTACCGATCGTGGTGATTAACCGCCACCTGCCGATGGCGCCTGACCGCTGCGTCTGGTTTGAACAACAGCAGGCGGTGTTTCAGTTGGTCGATTATCTGGTACAGCAAGGTCACCGCGAAATCGCCTGTATTACCGGCCCCATCAACACGCCGACCGCCCGCGCGCGTCTGGCGGGTTACCGGCAGGCGCTGGAACACCATCAGATACCCTATGATCCGTTGCGGGTAGTGAACGGCGACAATCTGGTGCCAGGCGGTTATCAGGCGGTGCGTGAGCTGCTGGCGCATGACGTCGGCTTCAGCGCCCTCTTCGTCAGCAACGACGATATGTGCATCGGCGCCATGAAAACGCTGCTTGAAGCCGGCAAACGGCTGCCGCAAGAGGTATCGCTGTTCGGCTTTGACGACATCCCCAGCGCCCCTTATCTCAGCCCGGCGCTGTCCACCGTCTATTTACCGATCGAAGAGATGATCAGCGCCGCTATCTCGCAGGCGCTGAAATTGTGCGAGGGCGACCCCGTCACCCCTATCGCCCCGTTTACCGGCGAACTGAAACTGCGCGCATCGGTGGTGAAAGGGCCTTACGCGCACTGA
- the lysA gene encoding diaminopimelate decarboxylase yields the protein MPHDLNDLSHALNVQSLRALPERFGCPLWAYDADTIIERIGQLRQFDTIRFAQKACSNLHILALMRQQGVKVDSVSLGEIERALAAGFEPGTDAHEIVFTADVLDDATLQRVHELNIPVNAGSIDMLHQLGERSPGHPVWLRINPGFGHGHSQKTNTGGENSKHGIWYADLPQALEALSRYRLKLIGIHMHIGSGVDYRHLEQVCDAMVQQVLAVGQDLEAISAGGGLSIPYRHGGERIDTQHYYGLWNRAREQIAGHLGHPVTLEIEPGRFLVAESGVLVAQVRVVKDMGSRHFVLVDAGFNDLMRPAMYGSYHHITLLPGDGRDLSQSALHDTVVAGPLCESGDVFTQQAGGGVETLALPAAQVGDYLVFHDTGAYGASMSSNYNSRPLIAEVLFEQGQPRLIRRRQTLDELLALERV from the coding sequence ATGCCACACGATCTGAATGACCTTTCTCATGCACTGAACGTGCAGAGCCTGCGCGCGCTGCCGGAGCGCTTCGGCTGCCCGCTGTGGGCCTACGACGCCGACACCATCATTGAACGTATCGGTCAACTGCGCCAGTTCGATACCATTCGTTTCGCGCAGAAAGCCTGTTCCAACCTGCATATTCTGGCGCTGATGCGTCAGCAGGGCGTGAAGGTGGATTCGGTGTCGCTTGGCGAAATCGAACGTGCGCTGGCGGCCGGGTTTGAGCCAGGCACCGACGCGCACGAGATCGTGTTTACCGCCGATGTGCTGGACGACGCCACGCTGCAACGGGTACATGAGCTGAACATTCCGGTGAACGCCGGTTCCATCGACATGTTGCATCAACTGGGCGAGCGTTCGCCGGGTCACCCGGTGTGGCTGCGCATTAATCCGGGGTTTGGTCATGGCCACAGCCAGAAGACCAACACCGGCGGCGAAAACAGTAAACACGGTATTTGGTATGCCGATTTACCGCAGGCGCTGGAGGCGTTGAGCCGTTACCGCCTGAAATTGATCGGCATCCATATGCATATCGGTTCCGGTGTTGATTACCGGCATCTGGAGCAGGTATGCGATGCGATGGTGCAGCAGGTGCTGGCGGTGGGACAGGATCTGGAGGCGATCTCCGCCGGCGGCGGGTTGTCGATTCCGTACCGCCACGGTGGCGAACGTATCGATACCCAGCACTATTATGGATTGTGGAACCGGGCGCGGGAGCAAATTGCCGGGCACTTAGGGCATCCGGTGACGCTGGAAATCGAGCCGGGACGTTTTCTGGTGGCGGAATCCGGCGTGCTGGTGGCGCAGGTGCGTGTGGTGAAAGACATGGGTAGCCGCCATTTTGTGTTGGTGGACGCGGGTTTCAACGACCTGATGCGCCCGGCGATGTACGGCAGCTATCACCACATTACGCTGCTGCCGGGCGACGGGCGTGACCTGAGCCAGTCCGCGTTGCACGATACGGTGGTGGCGGGGCCGCTGTGTGAATCCGGCGATGTGTTTACCCAGCAGGCGGGGGGCGGAGTGGAAACGCTGGCGTTGCCGGCGGCGCAAGTGGGCGATTATCTGGTGTTCCATGATACCGGTGCCTACGGTGCGTCGATGTCGTCCAACTACAACAGCCGCCCGCTGATCGCCGAAGTGCTGTTTGAACAAGGTCAGCCGCGCTTGATCCGCCGTCGTCAGACGCTGGACGAACTGCTGGCGCTGGAGCGGGTGTAA
- a CDS encoding DUF4225 domain-containing protein, with protein MTAAALLYGFYDESERLRRIALLASSFFIEDKTIRMEYIKEIDDFINTLRVKITSSTSELNEQNAILEEIRKERESTEKEYQRLRTGDYIKYIVTDIFEDQGVLKYAKIASGVVSGGFQTFAGYKLNQFGKTFHIKHFKSFGVLLIAHGANNMYEAASPLFNDGIHKSGTLRNIYRYITNSFGYNNDDGDLLYSAGDLSLTLYAAFRTPVLFENPNRLVSRDFMDSPRTIKLFYYVNKDHISKFSSANNLMKMYMVGNSARKVYAEFKDGNYIYSKN; from the coding sequence ATGACAGCAGCAGCCTTGCTATATGGATTTTATGATGAGAGTGAGCGACTGAGAAGGATCGCTCTTCTTGCATCTTCTTTTTTCATTGAAGATAAAACTATTCGCATGGAGTATATTAAAGAAATAGATGATTTCATTAATACACTCCGCGTAAAAATCACCTCTTCCACATCAGAGCTTAACGAACAGAATGCTATTTTAGAAGAGATAAGAAAAGAACGAGAATCCACAGAAAAAGAGTATCAGAGATTAAGAACAGGCGATTATATAAAATATATTGTTACCGACATATTTGAAGATCAGGGTGTACTAAAATATGCAAAAATCGCATCAGGTGTAGTATCAGGCGGATTCCAGACATTTGCAGGGTATAAACTAAATCAGTTTGGAAAAACGTTCCATATAAAACATTTTAAATCTTTTGGCGTTTTACTAATAGCGCACGGCGCTAATAATATGTACGAAGCGGCATCTCCGTTATTTAATGATGGAATACATAAATCTGGCACATTAAGAAATATATATAGATATATTACAAATTCTTTTGGGTATAACAACGATGATGGTGATTTACTTTATAGCGCAGGAGATCTTTCATTAACCTTATACGCTGCATTCAGAACACCAGTACTATTTGAAAATCCAAACCGCCTTGTATCCAGAGATTTTATGGATAGCCCAAGAACTATAAAACTATTCTACTACGTGAATAAAGATCATATTTCTAAATTTTCATCAGCAAACAACCTGATGAAAATGTATATGGTCGGTAATTCGGCCAGAAAAGTTTACGCCGAATTCAAGGACGGAAATTACATCTATAGTAAAAATTAG
- a CDS encoding ABC transporter substrate-binding protein, with protein sequence MKKLLSSVLISSALFSSVTLAQDLAALEKAARAEGEVNSVGMPDSWANWKDTWSDLTAKYGLKHSDTDMSSAQEIAKFAAEKENASADIGDVGIAFGPVAVQKGVTQPYKPTTWEQVPNWAKDKDGHWALAYTGSIAFIVDKQQVKEIPHSWADLLKGKYVVTIGDVGAASQASTGVLAANYALGGDEKNLKPALAFFSQLAKEGRLGLTNPAIANIEKGEVQVGVVWDFNGLNYRDKINKDRFDVLIPSDGSVISGYTTIINKYARHPNAAKLAREYIFSDAGQINLARGYARPIRAQYITLPDDVKAKLLPEAQYQSARPIADGEAWDKTVKMLPRLWQENVIINMKQ encoded by the coding sequence ATGAAAAAATTGTTGTCTTCCGTATTAATCAGCAGCGCGCTGTTTTCCTCCGTGACCCTGGCGCAGGATCTGGCGGCGCTGGAGAAGGCGGCTCGCGCCGAGGGTGAAGTGAACAGCGTCGGGATGCCGGACAGCTGGGCCAACTGGAAAGACACCTGGAGCGACCTCACCGCCAAATACGGCCTGAAGCACAGCGATACCGACATGTCTTCGGCACAGGAAATCGCCAAATTTGCCGCCGAAAAAGAGAACGCCAGCGCGGATATCGGCGATGTGGGGATCGCTTTCGGCCCGGTGGCGGTGCAGAAAGGCGTCACCCAGCCTTACAAGCCGACCACCTGGGAGCAGGTGCCGAACTGGGCGAAGGACAAAGATGGTCACTGGGCGCTGGCTTATACCGGTTCCATCGCCTTTATCGTTGATAAACAGCAGGTGAAAGAGATTCCGCACAGTTGGGCCGATCTGCTGAAAGGCAAGTATGTGGTTACCATCGGCGACGTCGGCGCGGCGTCTCAGGCTTCCACCGGCGTGCTGGCCGCCAACTACGCGCTGGGCGGCGATGAAAAGAATCTGAAACCGGCGCTGGCGTTTTTCAGCCAGTTGGCGAAGGAAGGGCGTCTGGGGTTGACCAACCCGGCCATCGCCAATATCGAGAAAGGGGAAGTGCAGGTCGGCGTGGTATGGGACTTCAACGGCCTTAATTACCGCGACAAGATCAACAAAGATCGTTTCGACGTGCTGATCCCGTCCGATGGCTCGGTGATCTCCGGCTATACCACCATCATCAACAAATACGCCAGGCACCCGAACGCCGCTAAACTGGCGCGCGAATACATCTTCTCCGACGCCGGCCAGATCAACCTGGCACGCGGCTACGCCCGCCCGATCCGCGCTCAGTACATTACGCTGCCGGATGACGTAAAAGCCAAACTGCTGCCGGAAGCTCAGTACCAGAGCGCCCGTCCGATCGCCGACGGCGAAGCCTGGGACAAGACCGTCAAGATGCTGCCGCGCCTGTGGCAGGAAAACGTCATTATCAATATGAAGCAGTAA
- a CDS encoding alkaline phosphatase family protein, with translation MKTILVILDGLSFQVGREAMGYLQAECAAERGQLYQLECELPSLSRPLYECILTGIAPVQSGIVHNGVSRLSRERSIFHYARDAGLTTAAAAYHWVSELYNRTPFDAARDRHTVEPALPIQYGHFYHDDSYPDSHLFEDAESLRLRHQPDFLLIHPMNIDDAGHRHGLSTPQYRNRARMADGYLSHWMPRWLEEGYQVLVTSDHGMNDDRTHGGILPEERQVPLYVFGRGFSLQPDANPQQTELCGTVCRLLGVKHDKPWCRALLADAGMEADA, from the coding sequence ATGAAAACGATTCTGGTCATATTGGACGGCCTCTCGTTCCAGGTGGGGCGCGAGGCGATGGGGTATCTGCAGGCGGAATGCGCCGCGGAACGCGGGCAGCTTTATCAACTGGAGTGCGAGCTGCCGTCGCTGTCGCGCCCGCTGTACGAATGCATTCTCACCGGCATCGCGCCGGTGCAAAGCGGCATCGTCCATAACGGCGTGTCCCGGCTGAGCCGCGAGCGCAGTATTTTCCACTATGCCCGCGACGCCGGGCTGACTACCGCGGCGGCGGCTTATCATTGGGTCAGCGAGTTGTATAACCGCACGCCGTTTGACGCCGCGCGGGATCGCCACACGGTCGAGCCGGCGCTGCCCATCCAGTACGGCCACTTTTACCATGACGACAGCTATCCCGACTCCCATCTGTTCGAAGACGCGGAAAGCTTGCGGCTGCGCCATCAGCCGGACTTTCTGCTGATTCACCCGATGAATATCGATGACGCCGGCCACCGCCACGGCCTGTCCACGCCGCAATACCGCAACCGGGCGCGCATGGCGGACGGTTACCTCTCCCACTGGATGCCGCGCTGGCTGGAAGAGGGCTACCAGGTGCTGGTGACGTCCGATCACGGCATGAACGATGATCGTACCCACGGCGGCATTCTGCCGGAGGAACGGCAGGTGCCGTTGTATGTGTTCGGGCGTGGCTTTTCACTGCAACCGGACGCCAACCCGCAACAGACCGAACTGTGCGGCACGGTGTGCCGACTGCTGGGGGTGAAACACGATAAACCCTGGTGCCGGGCGTTGCTCGCCGACGCCGGGATGGAGGCCGACGCGTGA
- a CDS encoding Hcp family type VI secretion system effector, which translates to MANIIYLKLTGEKQGLISAGCSTADSIGNKYQSAHEDEIFVYELINQVTRVENVSLHPVEIRKPVDKSTPLLAQALNDNEKLKCEFLFYRTSLSGGNELYFKVKLSDAVITDLRFFYPNSLTNNEMQPQENVSFKFASIEWEHVVARTSSYILWNNVEY; encoded by the coding sequence ATGGCAAATATTATTTATTTGAAGCTTACGGGTGAGAAGCAGGGGCTTATATCTGCCGGATGTTCGACCGCAGATTCTATCGGTAATAAATACCAGTCGGCACACGAAGACGAAATCTTCGTCTATGAACTGATAAATCAGGTAACAAGGGTAGAGAATGTATCTTTACACCCTGTAGAAATCAGGAAGCCTGTAGATAAATCCACACCACTTCTGGCTCAGGCACTAAACGATAATGAAAAGCTGAAATGTGAATTTCTTTTTTACCGGACTTCTCTATCTGGTGGTAATGAACTTTATTTCAAAGTTAAACTGAGTGATGCCGTCATTACGGACCTTCGCTTTTTTTATCCCAATTCATTAACGAATAATGAGATGCAACCACAAGAGAATGTTTCTTTCAAATTTGCATCAATAGAATGGGAACACGTTGTTGCCCGTACCAGCTCTTATATATTATGGAATAATGTAGAGTACTGA
- a CDS encoding ABC transporter permease, with protein MRKSWLAALILLPFFVVFFAFQIAPLIWIAVNSFYSETESAWGLANYVDILTSPFYQQAIRFSLDIAFWSSLYGLVIALIGGYSLRQLGEGGLQRFVMAFSNMTSNFAGVPLAFAFVIMLGLNGFLTLLLKHYGLIDGFNLYSRDGLILIYTYFQVPLGILLLYPAFDGLRDEWQESAALLGASRWRYWLHIGIPVLTPALLGTFVILLANALGAYATLYALTTGNFNVVPIRIASLVSGDITLDPNLGSALSMLLVLLMALITVAHQWLLRRSYTYASR; from the coding sequence GTGAGAAAAAGCTGGCTGGCGGCGCTGATTCTGCTGCCATTCTTTGTGGTGTTTTTCGCGTTCCAGATAGCGCCGCTGATCTGGATTGCGGTCAACAGTTTTTACAGCGAAACCGAAAGCGCCTGGGGGCTGGCGAACTATGTCGATATCCTGACGTCGCCGTTTTACCAGCAGGCGATCCGTTTCTCGCTGGATATTGCTTTCTGGTCCAGCCTGTACGGCCTGGTCATCGCGCTCATCGGCGGTTATTCGCTGCGCCAATTGGGCGAGGGCGGCTTACAGCGCTTCGTGATGGCGTTTTCCAACATGACCAGCAATTTCGCCGGGGTGCCGCTGGCGTTCGCCTTTGTGATCATGCTGGGGCTGAACGGTTTTCTTACTCTGCTGCTGAAGCATTACGGGCTGATTGACGGTTTCAACCTCTATTCGCGGGATGGCCTGATTTTGATTTACACCTATTTTCAGGTCCCGCTGGGTATCCTGTTGCTCTATCCGGCTTTCGACGGCCTGCGCGACGAGTGGCAAGAGTCGGCGGCGTTGCTGGGCGCGAGCCGCTGGCGCTACTGGCTGCACATCGGCATTCCGGTGCTGACGCCGGCGCTGTTGGGCACCTTCGTGATCCTGCTGGCCAACGCGCTGGGGGCGTACGCCACGCTCTATGCGCTCACCACCGGCAACTTCAACGTGGTGCCGATTCGCATTGCGTCGCTGGTTTCCGGCGACATCACGCTCGACCCCAACCTGGGCAGCGCGCTCTCTATGCTGCTGGTACTGCTGATGGCGCTGATTACTGTGGCGCACCAGTGGTTGCTGCGCCGGAGTTATACCTATGCTTCACGATAA
- a CDS encoding PTS lactose/cellobiose transporter subunit IIA, translating into MELDMEQTVMELLINAGEARSSAMMAIQAARAQDWAQADAQLLASQEAAKAAHLIQTRLIGLDEGEGKVPVNLIMVHAQDHLMTAMLCRDLAQEMVLLRKELFGRPSA; encoded by the coding sequence ATGGAATTGGATATGGAACAGACCGTGATGGAACTGCTGATCAACGCCGGCGAAGCCCGTTCCAGCGCCATGATGGCGATTCAGGCCGCCCGAGCGCAGGACTGGGCGCAGGCCGACGCACAACTACTGGCCTCGCAGGAGGCGGCGAAAGCGGCCCACCTGATCCAGACTCGGCTGATCGGGCTGGATGAAGGCGAAGGCAAAGTACCGGTCAATCTAATCATGGTACACGCGCAGGATCATCTGATGACCGCCATGCTATGTCGGGATCTGGCACAAGAAATGGTATTGCTGCGCAAGGAACTGTTCGGCCGCCCATCAGCCTGA
- a CDS encoding ABC transporter ATP-binding protein, whose protein sequence is MAYLDVKNLNKHYGPTRVFHDIHFSADEGEFVTLLGPSGCGKSTLLRCLAGLTPVDSGQILLQGTDIVPLSPQKRDIGMVFQNYALFPNMTVEGNVAFGLKMQKLAAEAVRQRVADALALVELGDYARRYPHQLSGGQCQRVALARSLVTRPRLLLLDEPLSALDARIRRHLREQIRRIQQELNLTAIFVTHDQEEALTMSDRIVLMNKGEIVQNGDAEALYTQPASLFAASFIGSYNLLSPEAAMQLTGERYAGQVALRPESILLCAPAQGMPGEVLSHSLLGNVVRYRVRVKAIELSVDELNRSVASLRPTGSRVGVQIDLGALREVA, encoded by the coding sequence ATGGCCTACCTTGACGTCAAAAATCTCAATAAACACTACGGGCCGACCCGGGTTTTTCACGATATCCATTTTTCGGCGGACGAAGGGGAATTCGTCACCCTGCTGGGGCCGAGCGGCTGCGGCAAATCCACGTTGCTGCGCTGTCTGGCGGGGCTGACCCCGGTGGACAGCGGGCAAATCCTGCTACAGGGCACCGACATCGTGCCGTTGTCGCCGCAGAAGCGCGATATCGGCATGGTGTTCCAGAACTATGCGCTGTTTCCCAATATGACGGTGGAAGGCAATGTTGCGTTCGGCCTGAAGATGCAAAAACTGGCGGCGGAGGCGGTTCGTCAGCGCGTCGCCGACGCACTGGCGCTGGTGGAACTGGGGGATTACGCTCGCCGTTACCCGCATCAGTTGTCCGGCGGGCAGTGTCAACGCGTGGCGCTGGCGCGTTCGCTGGTAACCCGCCCACGCCTGCTGCTGCTCGATGAACCGCTGTCGGCGTTGGATGCCCGCATCCGTCGGCATCTGCGCGAGCAGATTCGCCGCATTCAGCAGGAACTGAATCTGACGGCGATCTTCGTCACCCACGATCAGGAAGAAGCGCTGACCATGTCGGACCGTATCGTCCTGATGAACAAAGGCGAAATCGTCCAGAACGGCGATGCCGAAGCGCTGTATACCCAGCCTGCCAGCCTGTTCGCGGCCAGTTTCATCGGCAGCTACAACCTGTTGAGCCCGGAGGCGGCGATGCAACTGACCGGCGAGCGCTATGCCGGGCAGGTGGCGTTGCGGCCGGAGTCGATTTTGCTGTGCGCACCGGCGCAGGGGATGCCGGGCGAAGTGCTCAGCCATAGCCTGCTGGGCAACGTCGTGCGTTACCGGGTACGGGTGAAGGCGATCGAGCTATCAGTGGACGAACTGAACCGCTCGGTGGCGAGCCTGCGCCCAACTGGCAGCCGGGTCGGGGTGCAGATTGACCTGGGCGCGCTGCGTGAGGTGGCGTAA
- a CDS encoding LysR family transcriptional regulator: MTAVSLRHIEIFHAVMTTGNLTEAAALLNTSQPTVSRELARFEHLVQIPLFERVRGRLYPTTQGLQLFEEVQRSYYGLDRIVSAAEDIRHYRQAQLSIACLPVFSQSLLPAVCRPLLASYPELNLHVIPQESPLLEEWLSAQRHDLGLTETTTTPAGTERQTLMQLNEVCVLPAGHPLADKPTLTPEDFRGQPFISLSSTDSYRQLLDPLFQERRIARRMVVETHSAASVCAMVRAGVGVSIVNPLTAVDYADSGVVVRRFSLDVPFTVSLIRPLHRPSSALAAQFTEQLIAFAEKFPVRLQRWLAHNL, from the coding sequence ATGACCGCCGTCTCCCTGCGCCACATTGAGATTTTTCACGCGGTGATGACCACCGGCAACCTGACGGAAGCGGCGGCGCTGCTTAACACCTCGCAGCCCACCGTCAGCCGCGAGCTGGCAAGGTTCGAACATCTGGTGCAGATACCGCTGTTCGAGCGCGTGCGCGGGCGCCTGTATCCCACCACCCAGGGGTTGCAACTGTTTGAAGAAGTACAGCGCTCTTATTACGGATTGGATCGCATCGTCAGCGCGGCGGAGGACATCCGCCACTATCGGCAGGCGCAGCTCTCCATCGCCTGTCTGCCGGTGTTCTCGCAGTCGCTGCTACCCGCGGTTTGTCGGCCGCTGCTGGCAAGCTATCCCGAACTCAACTTGCACGTCATTCCACAGGAGTCGCCGCTGTTGGAGGAGTGGCTGTCGGCCCAGCGCCACGATCTGGGGCTGACCGAAACCACCACCACGCCGGCCGGCACCGAACGGCAGACGCTGATGCAGCTCAACGAAGTGTGCGTGCTGCCGGCCGGGCACCCGCTGGCGGACAAACCAACGCTGACGCCGGAAGATTTTCGCGGCCAGCCGTTTATCAGCCTCTCCAGCACCGACAGCTACCGGCAACTGCTGGACCCTCTGTTCCAGGAACGCCGCATTGCCCGACGCATGGTGGTGGAAACCCACAGCGCCGCCTCCGTATGCGCCATGGTACGCGCCGGCGTGGGCGTCTCCATCGTTAACCCGTTGACGGCGGTGGATTACGCCGACAGCGGCGTGGTCGTTCGGCGTTTTAGCCTCGACGTTCCGTTCACCGTCAGCCTGATCCGCCCGCTGCACCGCCCGTCGTCGGCTTTGGCGGCGCAATTCACCGAACAGTTAATCGCCTTCGCCGAAAAATTTCCCGTGCGGTTACAGCGTTGGCTGGCGCACAATCTCTGA
- a CDS encoding ABC transporter permease has translation MSRFEQRYHQMVVWLVLLILMLPLLATLGYALATEWGATILPRGLTLRWFVELWSDARFLASLGHSMLICFGALLFSLLLVLPAMFVIAWAFPRLDALMNVLILLPFSVPPVVSSVGLLQMYSSGPLAITGTPWILIGCYFTIALPFIYRAIANNMQAINLQELLDAAHLLGASTWQAALWVVLPNLRKGVMIAVLLSFSFLIGEFVFANLLAGTNYETLQVYLYNKRNDSGHFTSALVISYFLVVLLVTWLSNYLNRGQR, from the coding sequence ATGTCCCGTTTTGAACAGCGCTACCACCAGATGGTGGTCTGGCTGGTGCTGTTGATCCTGATGTTGCCGCTGCTGGCTACGCTGGGCTACGCGCTGGCCACCGAGTGGGGGGCGACCATTCTGCCGCGCGGCCTGACGCTACGGTGGTTTGTGGAATTGTGGAGCGATGCACGCTTTCTGGCGTCCCTCGGCCACTCGATGTTGATCTGCTTTGGCGCGTTGCTGTTTTCGCTGCTGTTGGTGTTGCCCGCCATGTTCGTGATCGCCTGGGCGTTCCCGCGGCTGGACGCGCTGATGAACGTGCTGATCCTGCTGCCGTTTTCCGTGCCGCCGGTGGTCTCTTCCGTCGGGCTGCTGCAGATGTATTCGTCCGGGCCGCTGGCGATCACCGGAACGCCGTGGATCCTGATCGGCTGCTATTTCACCATCGCGCTGCCGTTTATTTACCGCGCCATCGCCAACAATATGCAGGCGATTAATTTGCAGGAACTGCTGGATGCCGCTCACCTGCTGGGTGCCAGCACCTGGCAGGCCGCGCTGTGGGTAGTGCTGCCCAACCTGCGCAAGGGCGTGATGATCGCCGTGTTGCTGTCGTTCTCGTTTCTGATCGGCGAATTCGTGTTCGCCAATCTGCTGGCCGGCACCAACTATGAAACGTTGCAGGTCTATCTCTACAACAAACGCAACGACAGCGGGCACTTTACCAGTGCGCTGGTGATTTCCTATTTCCTGGTGGTGCTGCTGGTGACCTGGCTGTCTAACTACCTGAACCGAGGACAACGCTGA